One genomic region from Actinomycetota bacterium encodes:
- a CDS encoding ATP-binding cassette domain-containing protein — protein MGATAVVVAAELARPFPLKLVVDRLLLEHGGRKFAVPRGDWPMLAAVAALAISIALLGALASSFAAERLRRTGDLVVRDLRAAIYAHLQRLTLAFRERRQTTDVAARVTGDVSAVGAVFRDALRPLATSVLLLAGMLVVSIYLDPILGIVAFAVTPLLAWLTSRAHHERSTSTGSQLDLTGAMTTAVVLVLGVFRVAAGALTPGDLIVVHAYARRLYPRMRAVGHERARLTRATAGGDRIAGVLAADDELAEVPGAYHGPRAKGVLDLDNVGFAYDADTLALSNVTLHVPAGQHVSIVGRSGAGKSTLAALLARFHDPTAGGVLIDGRDVRNCARDWVRAQVGLVLPDTVMFAGTVADNIAYGTDATRAQIEGAATSAGAHTFVAQLPDGYDTVLGPGGAGLSAGQRQRIAIARTLLRDPPIVLLDEPTAGLDPESESEVLAGLDALVPGRTVVLFTHSIDLARVAERVVVMVKGEVVDDGQPGEVLDRPVPFAPLGARAARAPAPSRRAPAPSDPELPRLAELLDPEVMADVLARSLDASAPAPLVRTHYVRYQPGKNLVVHYDVDLDGHSHGAVAMIARGDELSRWVLEPRNRAMAVQVNGRSPAAMPLAFEREVDALIQWLPLDLSLPPLAQRPTELRRHLRAAGLDLSTSGWEGEFLNYRPGRRAVLKVDDYVIKVYAQEPRFEQAAGGLYAARQWAVRTPRLLASLDDQHVTAQRFLEGDTPSDPAEMAGEAGEVLASLHRAAPDGLVPRTPADHLAAAAEAAQLVSHISPELTGRLERLLSELEASAPDAGAPVTSHGDFHARQFLHCADGLVLIDLDRVCAAPAALDPSSFAAHLVNEGRPDLDAARVALERLLGGYGGRPPGMSWYLATAILRRAPNPFRTLHEQWPDRVASIVDAAADALAR, from the coding sequence ATGGGCGCGACGGCGGTGGTCGTCGCCGCCGAACTGGCTCGGCCCTTCCCGCTGAAGCTCGTCGTCGACCGCCTGTTGCTCGAGCACGGCGGGCGGAAGTTCGCGGTGCCGCGGGGGGACTGGCCCATGCTCGCCGCCGTGGCCGCGCTCGCCATATCGATCGCGCTGCTGGGCGCGCTGGCCTCGTCGTTCGCCGCCGAACGGCTGCGCCGCACAGGCGACCTCGTCGTGCGCGACCTGCGCGCCGCGATCTACGCCCACCTCCAACGGCTCACGCTCGCGTTCCGCGAGCGGCGCCAGACCACCGATGTGGCGGCGCGCGTGACGGGCGATGTCAGCGCTGTCGGCGCGGTGTTTCGAGATGCGCTCCGGCCCCTCGCCACCTCGGTGCTCCTGCTGGCCGGGATGCTCGTCGTCAGCATCTACCTCGACCCGATCCTGGGGATCGTCGCGTTCGCGGTCACGCCTCTCCTCGCCTGGCTGACATCGCGCGCCCACCACGAGCGATCCACGTCGACGGGCAGCCAGCTCGACCTGACCGGAGCGATGACCACCGCCGTCGTGCTGGTGCTCGGGGTGTTCCGGGTCGCCGCCGGTGCGCTCACTCCCGGCGACCTCATCGTCGTGCATGCGTACGCGCGACGTCTCTACCCACGGATGCGCGCGGTCGGCCACGAGCGCGCCCGCTTGACGCGAGCGACGGCCGGAGGCGATCGCATCGCGGGCGTGCTCGCGGCGGACGACGAGCTCGCCGAGGTGCCGGGTGCCTACCACGGGCCACGGGCCAAGGGAGTCCTCGACCTCGACAACGTGGGTTTCGCCTACGACGCCGACACGCTCGCGCTGAGCAACGTCACCCTCCACGTCCCCGCGGGTCAGCACGTTTCGATCGTCGGACGGTCGGGCGCCGGCAAGTCCACCCTCGCCGCACTGCTGGCTCGCTTCCACGACCCCACCGCAGGCGGCGTGCTCATCGACGGCCGCGACGTCCGGAACTGCGCGCGCGACTGGGTACGCGCCCAGGTCGGCCTCGTGCTGCCCGACACGGTGATGTTCGCGGGCACCGTCGCCGACAACATCGCGTATGGCACGGACGCGACCCGCGCGCAGATCGAGGGCGCGGCCACCAGCGCCGGCGCGCACACGTTCGTCGCCCAGCTCCCCGACGGCTACGACACGGTGCTCGGCCCCGGCGGCGCCGGGCTGTCGGCCGGCCAGCGCCAGCGCATCGCCATCGCCCGTACCCTGCTGCGCGATCCGCCGATCGTCCTCCTCGACGAGCCCACCGCGGGACTCGACCCGGAGAGCGAATCGGAGGTGCTCGCCGGCCTCGACGCGCTCGTGCCCGGCCGCACCGTCGTGCTGTTCACGCACTCGATCGACCTGGCGCGCGTGGCCGAGCGCGTGGTCGTGATGGTGAAGGGCGAGGTGGTCGACGACGGCCAGCCGGGCGAGGTGCTCGACCGACCCGTGCCGTTCGCACCCCTCGGCGCCCGCGCCGCGCGCGCGCCGGCGCCGTCGCGCCGGGCGCCCGCGCCGTCCGATCCCGAGCTGCCGCGCCTGGCCGAGCTGCTAGACCCGGAGGTGATGGCCGACGTGCTGGCCCGTTCGCTCGACGCGAGCGCGCCGGCGCCACTGGTGCGCACCCACTACGTCCGCTACCAGCCGGGCAAGAACCTGGTCGTCCACTACGACGTCGACCTCGACGGCCACAGTCACGGCGCCGTCGCCATGATCGCCCGGGGCGACGAGCTCTCCCGCTGGGTGCTCGAGCCGCGCAACCGCGCCATGGCCGTGCAGGTGAACGGTCGGTCGCCCGCGGCGATGCCTCTGGCGTTCGAGCGCGAGGTGGACGCGCTCATCCAATGGCTCCCGCTCGACCTGTCATTGCCGCCGCTCGCCCAACGGCCCACGGAGCTGCGCCGGCACCTCCGCGCCGCAGGACTCGACCTGTCGACGTCGGGCTGGGAAGGCGAGTTCCTGAACTACCGGCCGGGCCGGCGTGCGGTGCTGAAGGTGGACGACTACGTCATCAAGGTCTACGCGCAGGAGCCCCGCTTCGAGCAGGCCGCGGGCGGCTTGTACGCCGCCCGCCAATGGGCCGTCCGGACCCCGCGTCTCCTCGCGTCGCTCGACGACCAGCACGTGACAGCGCAGCGGTTCCTCGAGGGGGACACGCCGTCCGACCCGGCCGAGATGGCCGGCGAAGCGGGTGAGGTCCTCGCCTCGCTCCACCGCGCCGCGCCCGACGGCCTCGTGCCGCGCACACCGGCCGACCACCTCGCAGCCGCCGCAGAGGCGGCACAGCTCGTGAGCCACATCAGCCCCGAGCTGACCGGGCGCCTCGAACGCCTGTTGAGCGAGCTGGAGGCAAGCGCACCCGACGCAGGCGCCCCGGTGACGTCGCACGGTGACTTCCACGCTCGGCAGTTCCTCCATTGCGCGGACGGCCTCGTGCTGATCGATCTCGACCGGGTGTGCGCCGCGCCGGCCGCGCTCGACCCGTCGTCCTTCGCCGCCCATCTGGTCAACGAGGGCCGGCCCGACCTCGACGCGGCCCGCGTCGCGCTCGAGCGCTTGCTCGGCGGCTACGGCGGACGGCCCCCGGGGATGTCGTGGTACCTCGCGACTGCGATCCTGCGGCGGGCGCCCAACCCGTTCCGCACCCTGCACGAGCAGTGGCCGGACCGCGTGGCCTCGATCGTCGACGCCGCCGCCGACGCGCTCGCCCGCTAA